A genomic stretch from uncultured Pseudodesulfovibrio sp. includes:
- a CDS encoding F0F1 ATP synthase subunit gamma: MQTLDALQKRIQTTGDLLGVVKTMKSLAAVNIRHFERAARSLTEYAEVVEQGWAVLFRSGELTLPAGRETRALILVVGSDQGMCGQFNELATRAALQEGDRIVGKGLDVAYWSAGDRIRIGLEDAGRVVVKHFSIPGTLGGVNLMVEGLVPHLAEWYRSGQGRFHVVHNAEGEREGYAPLVHNVLPLDKDWEEKVTAAPWPSRCLPQTYLPTEALFAGLFEQHLFASLYGALVRSMAAENAARLAAMQAAENNIEDMRAHLQMTFHQIRQDSITGELLDIVSGFEAMIKQAGR, encoded by the coding sequence ATGCAGACACTCGACGCCCTGCAAAAACGTATTCAGACCACCGGTGACCTGCTTGGTGTGGTTAAGACCATGAAGAGCCTGGCCGCTGTGAATATCCGGCATTTTGAACGGGCCGCCCGGTCACTGACCGAGTATGCCGAGGTGGTCGAGCAGGGGTGGGCCGTGCTCTTCCGGTCGGGCGAGTTGACGTTGCCCGCAGGAAGGGAGACTCGCGCCCTGATTCTGGTCGTGGGATCGGATCAGGGCATGTGCGGCCAGTTCAACGAGCTGGCAACTCGGGCCGCGCTGCAAGAAGGCGACAGAATTGTCGGAAAAGGACTTGATGTGGCATACTGGTCTGCCGGGGACCGCATCCGAATCGGGTTGGAAGACGCAGGCAGGGTAGTGGTCAAACACTTTTCGATCCCCGGCACCCTCGGGGGCGTGAACCTGATGGTGGAGGGTCTGGTCCCTCATCTGGCCGAATGGTATCGAAGCGGGCAGGGCCGTTTTCATGTGGTCCACAATGCAGAGGGCGAACGTGAGGGATACGCTCCATTGGTTCACAATGTCCTTCCCCTGGACAAAGACTGGGAAGAGAAGGTTACCGCCGCCCCGTGGCCGAGTCGCTGCCTGCCGCAGACCTATCTGCCGACAGAGGCTCTGTTCGCCGGATTATTCGAACAACATCTCTTTGCCTCACTTTACGGCGCGCTGGTCCGATCCATGGCCGCTGAAAACGCGGCGCGCCTGGCTGCCATGCAGGCCGCGGAGAACAATATCGAAGACATGCGTGCCCATCTGCAGATGACATTTCATCAGATCAGGCAGGACTCCATCACCGGAGAACTGCTGGATATTGTCTCTGGTTTCGAGGCAATGATCAAACAGGCAGGACGCTGA
- a CDS encoding efflux RND transporter periplasmic adaptor subunit encodes MIMRPIPMSVVALLIVGLGTCSVFFSREVESKEATELKERASCQVEEPELERCVRPVPTAVMQVVSDGQIRIFPGKVRANRRAELAFAVSGRLVKLNAQEGTRVQKGQVLARLDQRDFIHAEEAAKARFQQAKRNLDKFSMLREQRVVAETQFEDIKTAYDIALADLNIREKALADTTLRSPFDGVVVDRRVENYGHVKKEEAVLSLQDISGIEVIIQVPERLIARDGTDGLRRLRVLFDADPDKERWYDAVVREYSVESDKGTRTYDVVVALTSPVALNLYPGMTASVSAIVGKNIKDEGRETSATMRVPVEAVWRGVDGGSYVWVVSLQGGHPARRRVEVMALRGDCAEIKSDLKAGTHVAIAGVHALKESALVRPQANGQEGLDG; translated from the coding sequence ATGATTATGCGTCCGATTCCCATGTCTGTAGTTGCTCTGTTGATCGTCGGCCTGGGTACATGTTCTGTATTTTTTTCACGTGAAGTTGAATCAAAAGAAGCCACGGAACTGAAAGAGCGGGCATCTTGTCAAGTAGAAGAACCAGAGCTGGAGCGCTGCGTGCGCCCCGTTCCCACAGCTGTCATGCAGGTGGTAAGCGATGGGCAAATTCGGATATTTCCTGGCAAGGTTCGCGCCAATCGCCGTGCTGAATTGGCTTTTGCCGTAAGTGGCAGGCTGGTTAAGCTCAACGCTCAGGAGGGGACCCGGGTGCAAAAAGGTCAGGTTTTGGCGCGGCTTGACCAGCGGGATTTTATTCATGCAGAGGAAGCTGCCAAGGCCAGATTCCAACAGGCGAAGCGCAACTTGGATAAGTTCAGCATGTTACGCGAACAAAGAGTGGTGGCAGAAACTCAGTTCGAGGACATCAAGACCGCTTATGACATTGCCTTGGCAGACCTCAACATTCGGGAGAAGGCGTTGGCTGATACAACGTTGCGCTCTCCTTTTGACGGGGTCGTCGTGGACAGGCGTGTTGAGAATTACGGCCATGTCAAGAAAGAGGAGGCGGTTCTTTCGCTTCAGGATATCTCCGGTATAGAAGTGATCATCCAGGTACCTGAGCGACTGATTGCGCGAGATGGAACAGACGGCTTACGCCGTTTGCGAGTTTTGTTTGATGCGGACCCTGACAAAGAGCGTTGGTACGATGCTGTAGTGCGTGAATACAGCGTTGAGTCCGATAAGGGGACCCGGACCTACGATGTTGTGGTCGCATTGACTTCGCCTGTTGCTCTGAATCTCTATCCCGGTATGACGGCTTCAGTGAGTGCCATTGTGGGAAAAAACATAAAGGACGAGGGGCGTGAGACGTCCGCAACCATGCGGGTGCCAGTGGAGGCCGTGTGGAGAGGCGTGGACGGTGGCTCCTATGTGTGGGTTGTTTCGCTCCAAGGCGGGCACCCGGCGAGGAGGCGTGTCGAAGTGATGGCGCTTCGGGGGGATTGCGCCGAGATCAAAAGCGATCTCAAGGCGGGGACGCATGTGGCCATTGCAGGAGTTCATGCTTTGAAGGAAAGCGCTTTGGTTCGTCCTCAGGCGAATGGACAGGAGGGATTGGACGGATGA
- a CDS encoding efflux RND transporter permease subunit yields MNLAGYAVRHKAVMIVLIVLVVLGGLFSYSKLGRLEDPEFTIKTAVIFTQYPGATAEQVETEVTERLETAIQQLKQLKEVRSISRPEQSIIFAEIEETYDKNTLPQVWDELRRKVGQASGALPPGCQPPYVNDDFGDVYGLLFALTGDGYSQHELKEVADDLRRELLTCTDVGRIDFWGMPSEAVYVEIDRSKLVQLGFPPEAIFKAISQRNEIKKAGKIAAGSEDVRLRVTGDYTGISELSDQLIQGGPDNSMLRLRDVAKIERGYIDPPTTVMRWNGQPAVGIGISTVSGGDVIAMGDSINRKLEQLRARTPYGVELHTISHQSETVKEAVSGFELNLLSAVVIVIVLLMIFMGIREGCIIGAVLFLTILGTFICMYAMEISLQRISLGALVIALGMLVDNAIVVAEGFAVKIRSGVNALSAAEETVNESQWPLIGATGIAILAFAAITLSKDMTGEWLKSLFQVICLSLGLSWIFAVTVTPYLCVQLLKVKGTEESHKQSRFITVYRRFVGVCIDRRWLTLGVVLIMLVGAMWGFRFVKQDFMPDTNRPQITLDVWMPEGALLNRTADKIAEIEAHVLGVEGVKDVATFVGQGPLRFLLTFEPQMPNSSYGQLVISVEDFRDIPDIRANLTEYLMERHPGLITSVDVFKLGPGGGAVVARLSGPDADVLREMADKVEAVMWDHDNTRSIRTDWGQPVKTVSVQMAEERSRELGVTRADVAQSLNMNFAGETTGVYRHGSDLLPIVMRPPDHQRSGVENVENVHVWSGTQKHWIPIGQVVDGTEVKWETPVIHRFNRMRVLRVLCKQKEGTTDGLFRQLKAPIENIKMPEGYTLEWGGEHEEQVEANAKLMGNVPIAFTAMFLISVILFNTLRHPLIIFLGLPLANIGVVVGMLLTGKPFGFMAMLGFLSLSGMLIKNEIVLLDQINLERNGGKKPLDAVIDAAASRVRPVSMAAFTTVLGMIPLLWDAFFAPMAVVIMGGLTFATFLTLVVVPVLYSTIFGVHRKGEERRRWRGRFPFHMLSSSKRRSWSG; encoded by the coding sequence ATGAATCTCGCCGGATACGCAGTTCGGCATAAAGCCGTCATGATTGTCCTGATTGTTCTCGTTGTCCTCGGGGGGCTGTTTTCCTACAGCAAGCTAGGACGGCTGGAGGACCCTGAATTTACTATCAAGACCGCCGTGATTTTTACCCAATACCCCGGTGCGACAGCCGAACAAGTGGAAACCGAGGTGACGGAACGTCTTGAGACAGCTATTCAGCAACTCAAGCAGCTCAAGGAGGTACGGTCTATATCCCGCCCAGAGCAGTCAATCATTTTCGCGGAAATAGAAGAAACCTATGATAAAAATACGTTACCGCAGGTTTGGGATGAGTTGCGGCGCAAGGTCGGACAGGCCTCAGGGGCTTTGCCGCCCGGTTGCCAGCCGCCATATGTAAATGACGATTTTGGCGATGTCTACGGTTTGCTCTTCGCATTGACCGGTGACGGGTACTCACAGCACGAACTCAAGGAGGTTGCGGACGATTTGCGCAGGGAACTGCTGACCTGCACGGATGTTGGCCGTATCGATTTTTGGGGCATGCCGAGCGAGGCTGTGTATGTGGAAATTGACCGATCAAAGCTTGTGCAGTTGGGCTTTCCCCCCGAGGCAATCTTCAAAGCCATCAGCCAGCGCAATGAGATAAAAAAGGCAGGCAAGATTGCCGCCGGCTCCGAGGATGTTCGACTGCGCGTAACCGGTGATTATACTGGGATAAGCGAATTGTCCGATCAGCTTATCCAGGGCGGGCCGGATAACTCCATGTTGCGGTTGCGAGATGTTGCGAAAATCGAACGCGGTTACATTGATCCACCCACAACGGTCATGCGCTGGAACGGACAACCTGCCGTGGGCATTGGTATTTCTACTGTGTCCGGTGGGGATGTCATTGCCATGGGGGATTCGATCAACCGTAAGCTGGAGCAGTTGAGAGCGCGTACGCCGTATGGAGTGGAGCTGCACACCATCTCCCATCAATCGGAGACCGTTAAAGAGGCGGTGAGTGGTTTTGAACTTAATCTCCTTTCTGCCGTGGTCATTGTCATTGTGCTTCTCATGATTTTTATGGGGATACGAGAAGGATGCATAATTGGTGCGGTTCTGTTCTTGACGATTCTGGGCACATTTATTTGCATGTATGCCATGGAGATCTCTTTGCAGCGGATCTCCTTGGGGGCCTTGGTCATTGCCTTGGGCATGTTGGTAGACAACGCCATTGTTGTCGCTGAGGGCTTTGCCGTTAAAATCCGATCTGGTGTGAATGCTCTTTCAGCTGCTGAGGAAACAGTGAACGAGTCGCAATGGCCGCTGATTGGGGCGACCGGAATCGCCATTCTGGCTTTTGCAGCCATTACGCTGTCAAAGGATATGACCGGAGAGTGGCTGAAGAGTTTGTTTCAAGTCATTTGCCTTTCTCTGGGTTTGAGTTGGATCTTCGCTGTTACCGTGACTCCGTATCTGTGTGTCCAGCTCCTGAAGGTTAAAGGGACCGAGGAAAGTCACAAGCAGAGTCGGTTCATCACCGTGTACCGGCGGTTTGTCGGAGTGTGCATTGATCGCCGCTGGCTGACGTTGGGCGTCGTGTTGATCATGTTGGTGGGCGCCATGTGGGGATTCCGTTTCGTCAAGCAGGATTTTATGCCTGACACGAATCGCCCCCAAATTACATTGGATGTCTGGATGCCTGAGGGGGCACTCCTCAATCGAACTGCTGATAAAATTGCCGAAATTGAGGCTCATGTGCTTGGCGTGGAAGGAGTTAAGGATGTGGCCACTTTTGTGGGTCAAGGGCCGTTGCGGTTTTTGTTGACCTTCGAGCCGCAGATGCCCAACAGCTCCTATGGGCAGCTTGTTATCAGCGTGGAAGACTTCAGGGATATTCCAGATATTCGTGCAAACCTCACCGAGTATCTGATGGAACGGCATCCCGGCCTGATCACCAGTGTGGATGTTTTTAAACTCGGTCCAGGCGGAGGGGCTGTTGTGGCCAGATTGAGCGGTCCGGATGCAGACGTACTGCGGGAAATGGCGGACAAAGTCGAGGCTGTCATGTGGGATCACGACAACACGCGCAGCATTCGAACCGATTGGGGACAGCCCGTAAAGACAGTCTCCGTGCAGATGGCCGAAGAACGCTCCAGGGAACTCGGCGTCACCAGGGCCGATGTGGCTCAATCCCTGAACATGAATTTTGCAGGGGAAACGACTGGTGTCTACCGGCACGGCAGCGATCTGCTGCCTATCGTGATGCGTCCACCCGATCATCAACGTTCGGGTGTGGAAAACGTGGAAAACGTCCATGTCTGGAGCGGGACACAGAAACACTGGATTCCCATTGGACAGGTCGTTGATGGCACAGAAGTCAAATGGGAAACCCCGGTCATCCACAGGTTTAATCGCATGCGTGTGCTTCGCGTGCTGTGCAAACAGAAGGAGGGCACCACGGATGGCCTTTTCCGGCAGTTGAAAGCCCCCATTGAGAATATCAAAATGCCTGAGGGGTATACCCTGGAATGGGGCGGTGAACATGAAGAACAAGTGGAGGCCAATGCCAAACTTATGGGGAACGTGCCCATAGCCTTCACTGCGATGTTTCTCATCTCGGTAATTTTGTTCAATACACTTCGCCATCCCTTGATAATCTTTCTTGGGCTACCGCTTGCGAATATTGGTGTGGTCGTGGGGATGCTCCTGACAGGCAAACCGTTCGGCTTCATGGCTATGCTGGGCTTTTTGAGCCTTTCAGGCATGCTCATCAAGAACGAAATAGTACTCCTTGATCAAATCAACCTGGAAAGGAATGGGGGCAAGAAACCGTTGGATGCGGTTATCGATGCGGCGGCCAGTCGCGTTCGGCCTGTGAGCATGGCTGCATTTACAACAGTTTTGGGCATGATTCCATTGCTATGGGATGCCTTTTTTGCTCCCATGGCCGTGGTTATCATGGGCGGTCTGACGTTCGCGACATTCCTGACGCTGGTGGTCGTGCCCGTGCTCTATAGTACCATATTCGGCGTACACCGAAAGGGTGAAGAACGCAGGCGCTGGAGAGGCCGGTTTCCGTTTCACATGTTGTCTAGCAGCAAGCGGCGCAGTTGGTCTGGTTGA
- a CDS encoding tetratricopeptide repeat protein, whose protein sequence is MRLTILLISLVLLPTLALANMSRPMTEQTQRQLSKAHACIKKGKPDCARKILSQYMKHATHPHPYGIVLYGSLLLEQNELSQATQIFEKGYKDYPQCREIVHNLAVVRYEQERFKEAGNLFLESCNLSGKPIPTIRYQASACYYQATAYELAYDAVRPLLELEKVEPNWVKLAAHSLIQRKQWTQAEKVLVRFLRLSPTEHTYWKLLANVRIEHKKYKRAAAALEIAYRIQPPTEEERRNLSQLYLYIEAPLLSAHALEDSFTSTPSAIVCDQLARAYLSAGRTEQALSMLNLAIHQDSTSARWLTKGIILYGKRRYPEAVTALQQSADLNEKTGLAHFLIGMSLWEIQQWKAAKNSFEIATRYERYAKKAKKAIKSIDSMVDNERQSRLAQLNDLL, encoded by the coding sequence ATGCGTTTAACCATTTTGCTTATCTCACTGGTCCTCCTGCCAACACTTGCTCTGGCCAACATGTCCCGTCCCATGACCGAACAAACCCAGCGGCAACTGTCAAAAGCCCATGCCTGTATCAAAAAAGGGAAACCTGACTGCGCTCGAAAAATTCTCAGTCAGTATATGAAACACGCTACACACCCCCATCCATATGGGATAGTGCTCTATGGGAGCCTGCTCCTTGAGCAAAACGAACTTTCCCAGGCCACACAAATATTTGAAAAAGGGTATAAGGATTACCCGCAGTGCCGCGAGATAGTTCACAACCTTGCCGTAGTCCGTTATGAACAAGAGCGATTCAAAGAGGCGGGAAATCTCTTCCTCGAAAGTTGCAACCTCTCGGGAAAGCCAATTCCAACCATCCGGTATCAAGCAAGCGCATGCTACTATCAGGCCACGGCATACGAACTAGCCTATGATGCAGTCCGACCACTGTTAGAACTGGAAAAGGTAGAGCCAAACTGGGTCAAACTCGCCGCACATTCGCTCATTCAACGTAAACAGTGGACTCAGGCCGAAAAGGTACTGGTACGCTTCCTGAGACTCTCTCCCACTGAACATACGTACTGGAAACTACTGGCGAATGTCCGTATTGAGCACAAAAAATACAAACGGGCCGCAGCAGCCTTGGAGATAGCCTATAGAATCCAGCCACCGACCGAAGAAGAGCGGCGCAACCTGTCCCAACTCTATCTGTATATCGAGGCTCCACTGCTATCAGCCCATGCCCTTGAAGACAGCTTCACGAGCACTCCTTCTGCGATAGTGTGCGACCAATTAGCCCGCGCCTATCTCTCGGCAGGACGAACCGAACAAGCTCTGAGTATGCTCAATCTCGCTATCCATCAGGACTCTACCTCCGCCCGATGGCTGACCAAAGGAATAATTCTCTACGGGAAACGACGCTATCCCGAAGCAGTGACAGCGTTACAACAATCCGCCGACCTCAATGAAAAGACAGGACTCGCCCACTTCTTAATCGGCATGAGCCTGTGGGAAATACAACAATGGAAAGCCGCTAAAAACTCATTTGAAATTGCAACCCGATATGAGCGTTATGCAAAAAAAGCAAAAAAAGCCATCAAGTCCATCGACAGCATGGTCGACAATGAACGCCAGAGCCGCTTGGCCCAACTGAATGATTTGCTGTAA
- a CDS encoding energy transducer TonB, whose translation MSPQAIRRHAISGTAALLMTLGLFLLPQIMSGLQGTPPPPSEYGAVSLSMSPSPSPNQKTEKDTQDAPDQTEPEQVQEFAPPMQDISFTPQQPTAQIDLPDVQFTINPRLATGMSLPAPASFSAPAASAPTLTGGSLSIGELDNTVSPIFSPPPNYPREAKRLRIESTIQAKMYVDENGNVTKVEIIDGNHADLFASELERVLRKWRFKPGTKDGKKVKWHAVIPINFNLD comes from the coding sequence ATGAGTCCGCAAGCAATAAGACGACACGCGATATCGGGTACCGCAGCACTCCTGATGACCCTGGGCTTGTTCCTGCTCCCCCAGATCATGTCCGGATTGCAAGGCACTCCACCACCGCCGTCTGAATATGGAGCGGTCAGTCTTTCAATGTCCCCGTCTCCATCACCAAATCAGAAGACAGAAAAAGACACGCAGGACGCACCGGATCAAACTGAACCAGAGCAGGTACAGGAATTCGCTCCGCCGATGCAGGACATAAGCTTTACTCCGCAACAACCGACAGCCCAGATAGACTTGCCGGACGTACAATTTACCATCAATCCGAGGCTTGCCACAGGCATGTCTCTTCCGGCTCCGGCTTCATTCTCGGCTCCGGCTGCTTCGGCTCCCACTCTGACGGGAGGTTCACTCAGCATAGGAGAACTGGACAACACTGTATCCCCGATATTCAGCCCGCCACCGAACTATCCCCGGGAAGCTAAACGTCTCAGAATTGAAAGCACCATCCAGGCAAAGATGTATGTGGACGAAAATGGCAACGTGACAAAGGTGGAGATCATTGACGGAAACCATGCGGACTTGTTTGCCTCGGAACTGGAAAGGGTCTTGCGCAAATGGCGTTTCAAGCCCGGCACCAAGGATGGCAAGAAAGTCAAATGGCATGCAGTCATCCCCATCAACTTCAATTTGGACTAA
- a CDS encoding biopolymer transporter ExbD, which produces MSAYSPYRKRRDSSSGINMTPLIDMVFILLIFFIVTTSFVKESGVDVERPVANSAERKENVSVVVGIDPSGNIWVDHKSIDIRSLRSWMERFMAETPEGVVVVAADTKTESGILIKVLDACREAEVKNISVAARKPQ; this is translated from the coding sequence ATGAGTGCGTATTCTCCCTATCGCAAAAGACGCGATTCCAGTTCTGGCATCAACATGACCCCCCTCATCGACATGGTGTTCATCCTGCTCATTTTCTTTATTGTCACGACCAGCTTCGTAAAGGAATCCGGAGTGGACGTGGAACGCCCGGTAGCCAACTCGGCAGAACGCAAAGAAAATGTCAGTGTGGTGGTGGGTATTGATCCTTCAGGAAACATCTGGGTGGACCACAAGAGTATCGACATTCGTTCACTACGTTCATGGATGGAGCGTTTCATGGCCGAAACACCTGAAGGTGTCGTGGTGGTTGCCGCCGACACAAAAACGGAAAGCGGTATCCTCATCAAGGTATTGGACGCCTGTCGTGAGGCTGAGGTCAAAAACATCAGTGTGGCAGCAAGGAAGCCACAATGA
- a CDS encoding MotA/TolQ/ExbB proton channel family protein: protein MFIELFNHLREGGIIMLPIGVLALTLWWLVFLKARELLTLIRQERTLQEVLTYSGDDWQSAIAKDYLASRSGNEELDVEVARVLVDRHAGHTKKGISTILILAATAPLLGLLGTVTGMVNTFEVIAQFGTGNAKGLAAGISQALITTQSGLIVAVPGMVAGSLLYRRAAKLKDRMVLFLSDVERVAVGKEVLA, encoded by the coding sequence ATGTTTATAGAGCTTTTTAATCACCTGCGTGAGGGGGGCATTATCATGCTGCCCATAGGAGTTCTGGCACTGACCCTCTGGTGGTTGGTCTTCCTCAAGGCGCGCGAACTGCTCACCCTGATCCGCCAGGAACGAACGCTTCAAGAAGTCCTGACCTACAGTGGGGACGATTGGCAAAGCGCCATTGCCAAAGACTATCTCGCCTCTCGATCGGGCAACGAAGAACTGGACGTGGAAGTAGCGAGGGTACTTGTGGACCGACATGCTGGACACACGAAAAAAGGAATATCCACCATTCTCATACTGGCGGCCACAGCGCCTTTGCTCGGACTTTTGGGCACGGTAACAGGCATGGTGAACACCTTTGAGGTCATCGCCCAGTTTGGCACGGGCAATGCCAAAGGGTTGGCTGCAGGAATATCTCAAGCTCTCATAACCACGCAAAGCGGTCTTATTGTAGCGGTCCCCGGGATGGTGGCAGGCAGTCTGCTCTATCGCCGAGCCGCAAAACTCAAAGATCGCATGGTGCTTTTTCTCAGCGACGTTGAACGCGTGGCAGTCGGTAAGGAGGTACTCGCATGA
- a CDS encoding DUF3450 family protein, whose protein sequence is MRFIIAFFTLLCLALPVHAQTETTPRSQEAVAQPQAKKWKQTVNEVSALRDRTKANADQTMRDIADEKHTLQQELEALRSENDRRNANYQSWLQQFERKADQKQMLETALDSQKDSMRLIEGTVRTSAKQMRKRALNSPVTAERPARLQELEALLDTNHFPGLESIQALTEMWFREFTASGEVRSTRTICIAPDGSERQGIVTRLGTLGAFFLDDDGMTAFLQPSVSGKLEMVPGDFNDAVDGAKEFVANQRIDAPLDFSGGEVFKRFGDTSGFLTSILNGGLLVWPILLVGFIGFVLAGERLFSLSRIRTCPDCQMGKAMEWAVKGDLKRCASCLGTKGNTPTCRVLKHVVLHSGGTLVSMEKGLQESILHELPKLERFLPTINILAAVAPLLGLLGTVTGMIGTFQVITIFGTGDARMMSGGISEALVTTQLGLAVAVPLTLMHHFLERKVDCMVADMEEKGTTLVSRIVATGKGD, encoded by the coding sequence ATGCGCTTCATAATCGCATTTTTCACGTTACTCTGCTTGGCTTTGCCAGTCCATGCACAGACGGAAACGACTCCGAGATCGCAAGAGGCAGTTGCTCAACCACAAGCCAAAAAGTGGAAGCAGACCGTCAACGAAGTCAGTGCCCTACGAGATAGAACCAAAGCGAATGCAGACCAAACCATGCGGGACATTGCCGACGAAAAACACACGCTGCAACAAGAACTGGAAGCCCTGCGTTCTGAAAACGATCGCCGCAACGCCAATTACCAATCATGGTTGCAACAATTCGAGCGGAAGGCAGACCAAAAACAGATGCTGGAAACAGCGCTGGACAGCCAGAAAGATTCCATGCGCCTCATCGAAGGCACCGTCCGAACTTCAGCAAAACAAATGCGCAAGCGCGCACTGAACAGTCCGGTAACAGCTGAACGCCCCGCCCGTTTACAGGAACTCGAAGCACTACTGGACACGAATCATTTTCCGGGCCTTGAGTCCATACAGGCCCTTACCGAAATGTGGTTCCGGGAATTCACAGCATCGGGTGAAGTGCGATCAACCCGCACCATTTGCATAGCTCCCGACGGCAGTGAGAGACAAGGTATCGTAACCCGTTTGGGAACCCTCGGGGCATTCTTCCTGGACGATGACGGCATGACAGCATTCCTGCAACCCAGCGTCAGCGGAAAACTGGAAATGGTACCCGGTGATTTTAATGATGCGGTGGACGGAGCAAAAGAATTTGTTGCAAACCAACGCATAGATGCGCCTCTGGATTTTTCAGGCGGTGAAGTATTCAAACGTTTTGGCGACACATCCGGGTTTCTCACCTCCATTCTCAATGGCGGCCTGCTGGTTTGGCCTATCCTCCTGGTCGGGTTCATCGGCTTTGTACTGGCGGGAGAACGCCTCTTTTCTCTAAGTCGTATCCGAACCTGCCCGGACTGCCAAATGGGAAAAGCCATGGAATGGGCCGTGAAGGGAGACCTTAAACGTTGTGCATCCTGCCTTGGCACCAAGGGGAACACGCCTACCTGTCGAGTACTCAAACATGTTGTCCTCCACTCGGGAGGAACACTCGTCAGTATGGAAAAAGGGCTTCAGGAGTCCATTTTACATGAGCTGCCAAAATTGGAACGCTTCCTGCCCACCATTAACATTCTTGCCGCTGTCGCCCCATTGCTCGGTCTTTTGGGGACAGTAACAGGCATGATCGGCACCTTTCAGGTCATCACCATCTTCGGCACCGGGGATGCCCGCATGATGTCGGGCGGCATTTCCGAAGCACTTGTCACCACTCAACTGGGACTGGCTGTGGCAGTACCTCTCACGCTCATGCATCATTTTCTGGAGCGAAAAGTCGATTGCATGGTGGCAGATATGGAAGAAAAGGGAACCACTCTTGTTTCCCGAATCGTGGCTACGGGAAAAGGGGATTAA
- a CDS encoding DUF3450 domain-containing protein — MTLKQILNSGKVAGPLLAVCLLLGSVSASSASQDIAQKMVEDAIDVESASQKVQTQWTSERSAMVNEIRQLKNENLWLSFQEKKYSRYVLSLDEKITELERIKTEMERMEQELEPLLYDLVARIGNEVQTDLPFLTTERTRRLNFLHRTLDDHTIPNGEKLRRILEALEVETAYGQSADSTEQTIILDGKPTQVTILRAGRLGLYCLTPDQETAGQYQPKAGGYTTLPSKFTRPLVQLETMIERKRFTDFVFLPMKEVR; from the coding sequence ATGACTTTGAAACAGATACTCAACTCCGGTAAAGTGGCAGGACCGTTACTTGCTGTCTGCTTACTTCTGGGGTCAGTCTCGGCCTCTTCGGCTTCACAAGATATAGCCCAAAAAATGGTTGAAGATGCCATTGACGTCGAATCAGCAAGCCAGAAAGTTCAGACTCAATGGACGTCTGAACGAAGCGCAATGGTCAATGAAATTCGCCAACTCAAGAATGAGAATCTATGGCTTTCATTTCAGGAAAAGAAATACTCACGCTACGTACTGTCCCTCGATGAAAAAATAACCGAATTGGAACGCATCAAAACGGAAATGGAGCGCATGGAGCAAGAGCTTGAGCCACTACTCTACGATTTGGTGGCCCGCATAGGAAATGAGGTGCAAACAGACCTGCCATTCCTCACAACGGAACGCACTCGTCGTCTCAACTTTCTCCACAGGACATTGGACGACCACACCATTCCAAATGGTGAAAAGCTCCGTCGAATTCTCGAAGCACTTGAAGTGGAAACAGCCTATGGACAGAGCGCTGACAGCACTGAACAGACCATTATTCTGGACGGCAAGCCAACTCAAGTGACTATTCTGAGGGCCGGAAGACTCGGACTATACTGCTTAACACCAGACCAAGAAACCGCCGGGCAATACCAGCCCAAAGCAGGCGGCTACACTACCCTGCCCTCCAAATTCACGCGTCCGCTCGTACAATTGGAAACAATGATTGAACGCAAGAGATTCACCGACTTCGTATTTCTGCCCATGAAGGAGGTTCGCTAA